One Silene latifolia isolate original U9 population chromosome 4, ASM4854445v1, whole genome shotgun sequence DNA segment encodes these proteins:
- the LOC141653803 gene encoding protein cornichon homolog 4-like: protein MVGIFCWLFSFFILIALLVLVVYQLMCLADLEFDYINPYDSASRINNVIIPEFIVQGGLCVFFLVSGHWFMALLGVPYLYYNAKSYMDKKHLVDVTEIFNLLSWEKKKRLFKLGYLLFILFLSLFWMIWTALEDDEHY, encoded by the exons ATGGTGGGAATCTTCTGTTGGCTGTTTTCCTTCTTTATCCTTATCGCTCTCCTCGTCCTCGTCGTCTACCAG CTTATGTGTTTGGCAGATCTAGAGTTCGATTACATCAACCCGTATGACTCGGCATCTAGGATAAACAATGTGATCATACCTGAATTTATAGTACAAGGAGGACTTTGCGTCTTTTTCCTTGTCAGCGGCCATTGGTTTATGGCACTTTTGGGTGTGCCATATCTCTACTATAATGCTAAATC GTACATGGATAAGAAGCATCTCGTAGACGTGACCGAGATCTTCAATTTATTGAGTTGGGAAAAGAAGAAGCGTCTCTTCAAACTCGGATATCTTTTATTTATCCTTTTCCTCTCACTGTTCTG GATGATCTGGACCGCTTTGGAAGATGATGAACATTACTAA
- the LOC141653802 gene encoding uncharacterized protein LOC141653802, with protein MTAFQKQKKLHLLLLLLIVLFSEFIMPVFPATGSEKQILLLFKGNISDDPLNVLSSWSSGNDPCLNYSGITCDSNRNVAKIVLWNTRLSGVLSPALSGLMSLRSLTLFGNRFTGNVPEDYGNIKSLWKLNLSSNALSGSIPDFIGQLENLRFLDLSKNEFSGEISPTLFASCGKMKFISLAGNNLTGSIPDSLVNCSSLVGFDVSNNALGGDIPPRICELPNLAFLSLRRNVMAGTVERNLSDCNSLEFLDLSSNLFVGNAPFDRFGLVNMTYFNVSHNGFEGQIPEISTCSQRMKFFDASMNNLDGVIPSGITSCTNLRVLDLENNRLTGSIPITIGNLKSLSIIKLGNNSIGGTIPAEIGDIELLQALNLHNLKLQGQIPSEVTRCQFLLVLDVSGNALEGEIPQSLYNSTYLSFLDLHRNHFSGSIPSSIGSLLGLQYLDLSENALSGSIPISVGNLGKLTHFNVSYNSLSGEIPQSSNITNFGITAFFHNSGLCGHPLGKCSGMMSKKKALTVSAVVAIIAAALILIGVCIIIILNKRTRRKREKAEIMVTESTPLASSDSNVIIGKLVLFSKSLPSKYEDWETGTKALLDKERLVGGGSLGTVYRTSFEGGISIAVKKLETLGRIKSQDEFEQEIGRLGNLQHPNLVSFQGYYWSSTMQLILSEFIQNGNLYEKLHGLNFASTSTNSGITQLSWEKRFLIAISTARALAYLHHDCKPAILHLNIKSTNILLDENFEPKLSDYGLVKLLPMFDNYGMTKHHNAVGYIAPELAESSRTSDKCDVYSFGVVLLELVTGRKPVESPSSSEIVVLCDYVRKKLERGSASDCFDRRLRTFSENELIQVMKLGLFCTSQVASKRPSMAEVVQFLESIRNHSA; from the exons ATGACTGCATTCCAGAAACAGAAGAAGCTTCATCTGCTTCTTCTGTTGCTTATTGTTTTGTTTTCGGAGTTTATTATGCCAGTGTTTCCGGCAACCGGATCAGAAAAACAGATATTGTTGCTATTCAAGGGTAATATATCAGATGACCCACTTAATGTTTTGAGTTCTTGGTCTTCTGGTAATGATCCTTGCCTCAATTATTCTGGTATAACCTGTGACTCTAATCGAAATGTTGCTAAAATTGTGCTATGGAATACCCGTCTTTCTGGGGTTTTATCACCTGCATTATCAGGGTTAATGTCTTTGAGGTCCCTCACTTTGTTTGGGAATAGGTTTACTGGTAATGTACCTGAAGATTATGGGAACATCAAATCTTTGTGGAAGTTGAATTTGAGCTCAAATGCACTTTCTGGGTCAATCCCTGATTTTATAGGGCAATTGGAAAATTTGAGGTTCTTGGATCTGTCTAAAAATGAGTTTTCAGGTGAAATTTCACCCACTTTGTTTGCAAGTTGTGGCAAAATGAAGTTCATATCTCTTGCTGGTAACAATCTGACAGGTTCAATTCCTGATTCTTTGGTCAATTGCTCGAGTCTTGTGGGTTTTGATGTTTCCAACAACGCACTTGGTGGAGACATTCCCCCTAGGATTTGTGAGCTCCCAAATTTAGCTTTCTTGTCCTTGAGGAGAAATGTGATGGCTGGGACTGTCGAGCGGAACCTATCAGATTGCAACAGTTTAGAGTTCTTGGATCTTAGTAGCAATTTGTTTGTTGGGAACGCACCATTTGATCGATTTGGACTGGTAAACATGACTTATTTCAATGTTTCTCATAATGGGTTTGAAGGGCAGATCCCAGAGATCTCAACATGTAGCCAGAGAATGAAGTTTTTTGATGCATCAATGAATAATTTGGATGGGGTGATTCCTTCGGGGATTACTAGCTGTACAAATCTCAGGGTTTTGGACTTGGAGAATAACAGGCTTACTGGGAGTATCCCTATCACTATCGGGAATTTGAAGAGCCTTTCAATCATCAAGCTGGGGAATAACTCGATTGGTGGGACAATCCCGGCAGAAATTGGCGACATTGAGCTATTACAGGCTCTCAATCTACACAATCTTAAACTTCAGGGTCAAATACCCAGCGAAGTTACCAGATGCCAATTTCTTCTTGTGCT GGATGTTTCTGGCAATGCATTAGAAGGCGAAATACCCCAGTCATTATATAACAGTACATACCTTTCATTTCTCGACCTTCATAGAAATCATTTTAGTGGTAGTATTCCATCAAGTATTGGGAGCCTCTTAGGTCTTCAGTATCTTGATCTATCAGAAAATGCACTCTCTGGGTCAATACCTATTTCAGTTGGGAATTTAGGAAAGCTAACTCATTTTAATGTTTCATACAATTCACTCTCCGGGGAAATACCTCAAAGTTCCAACATCACAAACTTTGGGATTACAGCATTTTTTCACAACTCGGGGCTATGTGGCCATCCTTTGGGTAAATGTTCCGGTATGATGTCAAAGAAAAAAGCGCTTACAGTATCTGCCGTTGTTGCTATTATTGCCGCTGCTCTTATCCTTATAGGGGTTTGCATTATCATCATATTAAACAAAAGGACGCGCAGGAAGAGGGAAAAGGCTGAGATAATGGTCACAGAAAGCACGCCTCTTGCTTCAAGTGATTCAAATGTCATAATCGGAAAGTTGGTTTTGTTTAGCAAAAGTTTGCCTTCCAAATATGAAGACTGGGAGACGGGTACTAAAGCTTTGCTCGACAAAGAGCGTCTTGTGGGTGGCGGGTCCCTTGGTACTGTATATAGAACGAGTTTCGAAGGTGGGATTTCAATTGCAGTGAAAAAGCTCGAGACTTTAGGTAGGATCAAAAGTCAAGATGAATTTGAACAGGAAATTGGAAGATTAGGAAATCTTCAACACCCAAATTTGGTTTCTTTTCAGGGTTATTATTGGTCTTCAACAATGCAGCTAATTCTCTCTGAATTCATCCAAAATGGTAATCTCTATGAAAAGTTACATGGGTTAAACTTTGCAAGTACAAGCACTAACAGTGGAATTACTCAATTATCTTGGGAAAAAAGGTTTCTAATAGCCATTTCAACGGCTAGAGCCCTCGCATATCTTCACCATGATTGCAAACCTGCCATTCTTCATCTCAACATTAAATCCACAAACATACTGCTAGATGAAAATTTTGAGCCTAAGTTATCAGATTATGGGTTGGTAAAACTCCTTCCCATGTTTGACAATTATGGTATGACAAAACATCACAATGCAGTTGGGTACATTGCACCCGAGTTAGCTGAAAGTTCAAGAACAAGTGACAAATGTGATGTTTATAGTTTTGGGGTCGTGTTGCTGGAGTTGGTTACAGGTAGAAAGCCAGTAGAAAGCCCGTCATCAAGCGAGATAGTGGTTTTGTGCGACTATGTAAGGAAAAAGCTCGAGAGGGGTTCGGCTTCTGATTGTTTTGATAGAAGGTTGAGAACATTTTCAGAGAATGAGTTGATTCAAGTCATGAAATTGGGTCTTTTTTGCACATCTCAGGTTGCTTCTAAGAGACCGAGCATGGCCGAAGTTGTTCAGTTCCTAGAGTCAATCAGGAATCATTCAGCTTGA